Proteins encoded together in one Streptomyces sp. NA04227 window:
- a CDS encoding MFS transporter, translating into MAITGGTGMRHRVRVAVGESVGGLPREFWWLWTSTLVNRLGSFVVTFMSLYLVVERGYSASFAGLVAALYGLGGVISSIVGGVLADRVGRRPTLLIAQVATAASVAVLGFMTHPVGIAAMAFLVGAASNGSRPATQAMMADLVPPKDRVRAFSLNYWALNFGFAVSAAGAGFIADISYHACFLLEAAMTLICAVLVFLRIPETRPQPAPGEEAGALGGTKSDERAVGLRTVLGDGRFMGVVGLCFLMALMFQQGSVGLPVSMGNSGFTPADYGLAIAVNGVLIVLLQIPVTRYIEHRDPRRLLVLSALVTGYGFALTAFAGSIGAFALTVCVWTLAEMINAPTQSSLVVRLSPVHGRGRYQGVYTMSWSVAGLVAPLGSGLVIDHFGSDWLWLGCAVLGTLTAAGYWLLMRDLPSGTEPVAPRTTEPVAPRTKVAPSPVAREVTPLPADSGSRMPC; encoded by the coding sequence ATGGCGATCACCGGTGGCACCGGTATGCGGCACAGAGTCCGCGTGGCGGTCGGGGAAAGCGTCGGCGGGCTGCCCCGAGAGTTCTGGTGGCTGTGGACGAGCACGCTCGTCAACCGCCTGGGCTCGTTCGTCGTCACCTTCATGTCGCTGTATCTCGTGGTGGAGCGCGGTTATTCGGCCTCGTTCGCGGGGCTCGTCGCGGCCCTGTACGGGCTCGGCGGCGTCATCTCCTCGATCGTCGGCGGGGTGCTCGCCGACCGGGTCGGGCGCCGTCCGACCCTGCTGATCGCCCAGGTCGCGACCGCGGCGAGCGTGGCCGTGCTCGGTTTTATGACGCATCCCGTGGGGATCGCCGCGATGGCCTTCCTGGTGGGCGCCGCCTCGAACGGTTCACGGCCCGCGACGCAGGCGATGATGGCCGATCTCGTACCGCCGAAGGACCGCGTCCGCGCCTTCTCCCTCAACTACTGGGCGCTCAACTTCGGCTTCGCCGTCTCGGCCGCGGGCGCGGGCTTCATCGCGGACATCAGCTACCACGCCTGCTTCCTCCTGGAAGCGGCCATGACGCTGATCTGTGCGGTGCTCGTCTTCCTCCGCATCCCGGAGACGCGGCCGCAGCCCGCCCCGGGCGAGGAGGCCGGGGCCCTCGGCGGTACGAAGAGCGACGAGCGCGCGGTCGGCCTCCGTACCGTCCTGGGCGACGGACGCTTCATGGGCGTCGTCGGCCTGTGCTTCCTGATGGCGCTGATGTTCCAGCAGGGGTCGGTGGGTCTGCCGGTGTCGATGGGCAACTCCGGGTTCACCCCGGCCGACTACGGCCTGGCGATCGCGGTGAACGGTGTGCTGATCGTCCTCCTCCAGATCCCCGTCACCCGCTACATCGAGCACCGCGACCCACGGCGGCTGCTCGTCCTGTCCGCACTGGTCACGGGGTACGGATTCGCCCTTACGGCGTTCGCGGGCTCGATCGGCGCCTTCGCGCTGACGGTCTGTGTGTGGACCCTCGCCGAGATGATCAACGCCCCGACGCAGAGCAGCCTCGTGGTGCGGCTCTCACCGGTGCACGGCCGCGGCCGCTACCAGGGCGTGTACACGATGTCCTGGTCGGTGGCCGGTCTCGTCGCCCCGCTCGGCTCCGGCCTGGTCATCGACCACTTCGGCTCGGACTGGCTCTGGCTGGGCTGCGCGGTACTGGGCACCCTCACGGCAGCCGGTTACTGGCTCCTGATGCGCGATCTGCCCTCGGGCACCGAACCCGTCGCGCCCCGTACGACCGAACCCGTCGCGCCCCGTACGAAGGTCGCGCCTTCGCCGGTCGCGCGCGAGGTCACGCCGCTTCCGGCCGACTCGGGCTCGCGGATGCCCTGCTAG
- a CDS encoding phosphoglyceromutase, translating to MADAPYKLILLRHGESEWNAKNLFTGWVDVNLTEKGEKEAVRGGELLKDAGLLPDVLHTSLQKRAIRTAQLALESADRLWIPVRRSWRLNERHYGALQGKDKAQTLAEFGEEQFMLWRRSYDTPPPALEDGTEFSQSDDPRYATIPPELRPRTECLKDVVTRMLPYWYDSIVPDLLTGRTVLVAAHGNSLRALVKHLDGISDADIAGLNIPTGIPLKYELDADFKPLNPGGTYLDPDAAAAAIEAVKNQGKKK from the coding sequence ATGGCCGACGCACCGTACAAGCTGATTCTGCTCCGTCACGGCGAGAGCGAGTGGAACGCGAAGAACCTGTTCACCGGCTGGGTGGACGTCAATCTCACCGAGAAGGGCGAGAAGGAGGCGGTCCGCGGCGGTGAGCTGCTCAAGGACGCCGGCCTGCTCCCCGACGTGCTGCACACTTCCCTCCAGAAGCGCGCCATCCGTACCGCGCAGCTCGCCCTGGAGTCCGCCGACCGCCTCTGGATCCCGGTCCGCCGCTCCTGGCGCCTGAACGAGCGCCACTACGGTGCGCTCCAGGGCAAGGACAAGGCCCAGACCCTCGCCGAGTTCGGCGAGGAGCAGTTCATGCTGTGGCGCCGCTCCTACGACACCCCGCCGCCCGCGCTCGAGGACGGCACCGAGTTCTCGCAGAGCGACGACCCGCGCTACGCGACCATCCCGCCGGAGCTGCGCCCGCGCACCGAGTGCCTCAAGGACGTCGTCACGCGCATGCTGCCGTACTGGTACGACAGCATCGTCCCGGACCTGCTGACCGGCCGCACCGTCCTGGTCGCCGCCCATGGCAACTCGCTGCGCGCCCTGGTCAAGCACCTCGACGGCATCTCGGACGCCGACATCGCGGGCCTCAACATCCCCACCGGCATCCCCCTGAAGTACGAGCTCGACGCCGACTTCAAGCCCCTCAACCCGGGCGGTACGTACCTCGACCCGGACGCGGCGGCGGCGGCGATCGAGGCGGTCAAGAACCAGGGCAAGAAGAAGTAG
- a CDS encoding DUF1876 domain-containing protein produces MLKAAVGWHVELEFEEDQHRTRAACLVRLPDGSEVRAHGYASRHPADENQARVGEEIAGARALNELAMKLLTKAHDEIDQASGHSSRPLS; encoded by the coding sequence ATGCTGAAGGCTGCTGTCGGATGGCATGTCGAGCTGGAATTCGAAGAGGATCAGCACCGGACGCGCGCCGCATGTCTTGTGCGGTTGCCCGACGGGTCCGAGGTCCGGGCGCACGGCTACGCGAGCCGGCACCCGGCGGACGAGAACCAGGCGAGAGTCGGCGAGGAGATCGCCGGTGCCAGGGCACTCAACGAACTCGCCATGAAGCTGCTGACCAAGGCGCACGACGAGATCGACCAGGCTTCGGGACATTCGTCGCGTCCGCTGAGCTAG
- the phoU gene encoding phosphate signaling complex protein PhoU yields MRDAYHEELDSIGDSLVEMARLVGSAIGRATTGILDADLKLAETVIAADQKVDDLQHDLEARAIALLARQQPVATDLRIVVTSLRMSADLERSGDLAQHVAKLARLRFPERAVPQDLHATILQMGQLAQRLMAKAADVIITKDVDLALQLEQDDDEMDTLHRALFQHLMDDRWQHGIETAVDVTLLGRYYERFADHAVSVAKRVVYLVTGEHADEIQATGAVAEEA; encoded by the coding sequence ATGCGCGACGCGTACCACGAGGAACTCGACTCGATCGGGGACAGCCTCGTCGAGATGGCCCGCCTGGTCGGCTCCGCCATCGGGCGCGCCACGACGGGCATACTCGACGCCGATCTCAAGCTCGCGGAGACCGTCATCGCCGCGGACCAGAAGGTCGACGACCTCCAGCACGACCTGGAGGCGCGTGCCATCGCCCTGCTCGCCCGGCAGCAGCCGGTGGCCACCGATCTGCGCATCGTGGTGACCTCGCTGCGGATGAGCGCGGACCTGGAGCGCTCCGGCGACCTGGCCCAGCACGTGGCCAAGCTCGCCCGGCTGCGCTTCCCCGAGCGCGCGGTGCCGCAGGACCTGCACGCCACGATCCTCCAGATGGGCCAGCTCGCCCAGCGCCTGATGGCCAAGGCCGCGGACGTCATCATCACCAAGGACGTCGACCTCGCCCTGCAGCTGGAGCAGGACGACGACGAGATGGACACGCTGCACCGCGCGCTGTTCCAGCACCTGATGGACGACCGGTGGCAGCACGGCATCGAGACGGCGGTCGACGTGACCCTGCTCGGCCGCTACTACGAGCGCTTCGCCGACCACGCGGTCTCCGTCGCCAAGCGCGTCGTCTACCTGGTCACCGGCGAGCACGCGGACGAGATCCAGGCGACGGGCGCGGTCGCCGAAGAGGCCTGA
- a CDS encoding cell wall metabolism sensor histidine kinase WalK, which translates to MDVNAAVAAAAAIAGVCTGVIAMLAFRWSERDQKRPTRTSLHTDPVLPPGVDTVLSVLRSSAVVLDEADSVVKASSAAYALGLVRGGKLAVDPMLQMARDTRRDGEIRQVELDLPRRGTGRGEALAVSARVAPLGSRLVLLLVEDLTEARRIEAVRRDFVANVSHELKTPVGALSLLSEAVMDASDDPEAVERFAGRMQIEATRLTNLVQELIDLSRVQNDDPLEDAEPVRVDELVTEAMDRCRHQAGTKHITMAASVGGGPEGTLDDNDGERRSGGSDLHVWGHRGQLAAALGNLVENAVNYSPARTRVGIAARTVVVNGSENIEISVTDQGIGISDRDKERIFERFYRVDPARSRATGGTGLGLAIVKHVAASHGGEVTVWSSEGQGSTFTLRLPVAGAARDRSRERGIDHGSDRDPGAEQTDGPGDTDPAGSTSSNDPAETAENSVSSPYEPLPAPEVLP; encoded by the coding sequence ATGGACGTGAACGCGGCGGTCGCCGCAGCGGCAGCGATCGCCGGGGTGTGTACCGGTGTCATCGCCATGCTGGCGTTCCGCTGGAGCGAGCGCGACCAGAAGCGGCCCACCCGGACCTCCCTGCACACAGACCCCGTACTGCCACCCGGCGTGGACACGGTGCTCTCCGTGCTGCGCTCCTCGGCGGTCGTGCTCGACGAGGCCGACAGCGTGGTCAAGGCCAGCTCGGCCGCGTACGCGCTCGGTCTGGTGCGGGGCGGAAAGCTCGCGGTCGACCCGATGCTGCAGATGGCCCGCGACACCCGCCGCGACGGCGAGATACGCCAGGTCGAACTCGACCTGCCACGCCGCGGCACCGGCCGGGGCGAGGCCCTGGCGGTCTCCGCGCGGGTCGCGCCGCTGGGCTCCCGGCTCGTACTGCTGCTGGTCGAGGACCTCACCGAGGCCCGCCGGATAGAGGCGGTACGCCGGGACTTCGTCGCGAACGTCTCCCATGAACTCAAGACCCCGGTCGGTGCGCTCTCCCTGCTCTCCGAGGCCGTCATGGACGCCTCGGACGACCCCGAGGCCGTCGAGCGCTTCGCGGGCCGCATGCAGATAGAGGCGACCCGGCTGACCAACCTGGTGCAGGAGCTCATCGACCTCTCCCGGGTCCAGAACGACGACCCCCTCGAGGACGCCGAGCCGGTACGCGTGGACGAACTCGTCACCGAGGCGATGGACCGCTGCCGCCACCAGGCGGGAACCAAGCACATCACGATGGCCGCCTCCGTCGGCGGCGGTCCCGAGGGGACCCTGGACGACAACGACGGCGAGCGCCGCTCCGGCGGCTCGGACCTGCACGTCTGGGGCCACCGCGGCCAGCTCGCCGCGGCCCTCGGCAACCTCGTCGAGAACGCCGTCAACTACAGCCCGGCCCGTACGCGCGTGGGTATCGCGGCGCGTACGGTCGTGGTCAACGGCAGCGAGAACATCGAGATCTCGGTGACCGACCAGGGCATCGGCATCTCCGACCGGGACAAGGAGCGCATCTTCGAGCGCTTCTACCGGGTGGACCCCGCCCGCTCCCGTGCCACCGGAGGCACCGGGCTCGGTCTCGCCATCGTGAAGCACGTGGCCGCCTCGCACGGCGGGGAGGTCACCGTGTGGAGCTCCGAAGGACAGGGCTCCACGTTCACCCTGCGACTGCCGGTGGCGGGCGCCGCCCGCGACCGGAGCAGGGAGCGCGGCATCGACCACGGATCCGACCGGGATCCGGGTGCCGAGCAGACAGACGGCCCCGGTGACACGGACCCAGCGGGGTCCACGTCGTCGAACGATCCAGCCGAGACCGCCGAGAACAGCGTCTCTTCCCCGTACGAACCACTTCCTGCCCCGGAGGTCCTTCCGTGA
- a CDS encoding response regulator transcription factor gives MTRVLVVEDEESFSDALSYMLRKEGFEVAIATTGPDGLDEFERNGADLVLLDLMLPGLPGTEVCRQLRGRSNVPVIMVTAKDSEIDKVVGLEIGADDYVTKPFSSRELVARIRAVLRRRGEPEEVAPAALEAGPVRMDVDRHVVTVAGSKVDLPLKEFDLLEMLLRNAGRVLTRMQLIDRVWGADYVGDTKTLDVHVKRLRAKIEPDPGAPRYLVTVRGLGYKFEP, from the coding sequence GTGACCCGAGTGCTTGTCGTCGAGGATGAGGAATCCTTCAGCGACGCCCTGTCCTACATGCTCCGCAAGGAGGGGTTCGAGGTCGCCATCGCGACCACGGGCCCCGACGGACTCGACGAGTTCGAGCGCAACGGAGCCGACCTCGTCCTGCTCGACCTGATGCTTCCGGGCCTGCCCGGCACCGAGGTCTGCCGCCAGCTGCGCGGCCGGTCCAACGTCCCGGTGATCATGGTCACCGCCAAGGACAGCGAGATCGACAAGGTCGTGGGCCTCGAAATAGGAGCCGACGACTACGTCACCAAGCCCTTCTCCTCGCGTGAGCTGGTCGCCCGTATCCGGGCCGTCCTGCGCCGCCGCGGCGAGCCGGAGGAGGTGGCCCCGGCCGCGCTGGAGGCGGGCCCGGTCCGGATGGACGTCGACCGCCACGTGGTCACCGTCGCCGGTTCCAAGGTGGACCTCCCGCTCAAGGAGTTCGACCTCCTGGAGATGCTGCTGCGCAACGCGGGCCGGGTGCTGACCCGTATGCAGCTCATCGACCGGGTCTGGGGCGCCGACTACGTCGGTGACACCAAGACCCTGGACGTCCACGTGAAGCGGCTCCGCGCCAAGATCGAGCCGGACCCGGGCGCCCCGCGATACCTGGTCACGGTGCGCGGTCTGGGCTACAAGTTCGAGCCGTAG
- a CDS encoding copper chaperone PCu(A)C has protein sequence MSLQPSLRRGALAATAVAFSVAALGACAAGNNAPTLEIKPDNAYAQVEDIKVQNALVITQPHHDVKGPTAVSATLFNNGDTDQVLQSVTVDGQKAELKAAKGKALEKGGLVVPAHGSIVLGGKNNAVATLATLPKGLTLGDVAPTAFTFSKTGDVKLDSFVVPADGSFTEWGPEVVPAPSESGKPSDAPGDHQASPSAPAGDDHAGDEHGGGEQGGEAGHEGGEEGHEGGEVAPGESAPNGH, from the coding sequence GTGAGCCTCCAGCCCAGCCTTCGACGCGGCGCACTCGCCGCCACCGCTGTCGCCTTCTCCGTGGCCGCGCTCGGCGCCTGCGCCGCCGGCAACAACGCGCCGACGCTGGAAATCAAGCCGGACAACGCGTACGCCCAGGTCGAAGACATCAAGGTGCAGAACGCGCTGGTCATCACCCAGCCGCACCACGACGTGAAGGGCCCGACGGCCGTCTCGGCGACGCTGTTCAACAACGGCGACACCGACCAGGTCCTGCAGTCCGTCACCGTGGACGGCCAGAAGGCCGAGCTGAAGGCCGCCAAGGGCAAGGCCCTGGAGAAGGGCGGCCTGGTCGTCCCGGCGCACGGCTCGATCGTGCTCGGCGGCAAGAACAACGCCGTCGCGACCCTGGCCACGCTGCCGAAGGGCCTCACGCTCGGCGACGTCGCCCCGACCGCCTTCACCTTCAGCAAGACCGGTGACGTGAAGCTGGACAGCTTCGTCGTCCCGGCCGACGGCAGCTTCACCGAGTGGGGACCCGAGGTCGTTCCGGCCCCGTCCGAGTCCGGCAAGCCCTCGGACGCGCCGGGCGACCACCAGGCCAGCCCGTCCGCTCCCGCAGGTGACGACCACGCCGGTGACGAGCACGGCGGTGGCGAGCAAGGCGGCGAAGCGGGCCACGAAGGCGGCGAGGAAGGCCACGAGGGCGGCGAGGTCGCCCCGGGCGAGTCCGCTCCCAACGGGCACTGA
- a CDS encoding CarD family transcriptional regulator: MTFKVGDTVVYPHHGAALIEAIETRQIKGVDKTYLVLKVAQGDLTVRVPADNAEFVGVRDVVGQDGLDRVFEVLRAPYAEEPTNWSRRYKANLEKLASGDVIKVAEVVRDLWRRERERGLSAGEKRMLAKARQILVSELALAENTNEDKAEALLDEVLAS, translated from the coding sequence ATGACGTTCAAGGTTGGCGACACCGTGGTCTATCCCCATCACGGGGCCGCGCTGATCGAGGCAATTGAAACTCGTCAGATCAAAGGCGTGGACAAGACCTACTTGGTGCTGAAGGTCGCCCAGGGCGATCTGACGGTGCGTGTGCCAGCGGACAATGCGGAGTTCGTCGGCGTGCGTGATGTGGTCGGTCAGGACGGGCTGGACCGGGTCTTCGAGGTGCTGCGTGCACCGTACGCCGAAGAACCCACGAACTGGTCGCGTCGTTACAAGGCAAATCTCGAGAAGCTCGCCTCCGGCGATGTCATCAAGGTCGCGGAAGTTGTACGTGACCTGTGGCGTCGTGAGCGCGAGCGCGGTCTGTCCGCGGGCGAGAAGCGCATGCTCGCCAAGGCACGGCAGATTCTGGTGAGCGAGCTGGCACTCGCTGAGAACACCAACGAGGACAAGGCGGAAGCGCTGCTCGACGAGGTCCTCGCCTCCTGA